A DNA window from Streptococcus sp. LPB0220 contains the following coding sequences:
- a CDS encoding NAD(P)/FAD-dependent oxidoreductase encodes MSEIYDITIVGGGPVGLFAAFYGNMRQVKVKLIDSLPQLGGQPAILYPEKSILDVPGFTNLTGEELSNRLIEQVKRFDTPIFLNETVEDIRKEGDLFTITTSRQVHQSKAVIIAMGGGAFKPRALDIEGAEDFDNVHYHVSNIQQYEGQQVTVLGGGDSAVDWALAFDKIAPTTIIHRRDNFRALEHSVEELKQSSVSIKTPFIPSRLIGENGHATHLKITKVKTDETELIPIDHLFVNYGFKSSIGNLKEWGVELQRHKIKVNQKQETSLPGIYACGDCCFYEGKIDLIATGLGEAPTAVNNAINYIYPDKKVQPTHSTSL; translated from the coding sequence ATGTCAGAAATTTATGATATTACAATTGTTGGGGGCGGACCAGTTGGTCTGTTTGCTGCTTTTTATGGCAATATGCGCCAAGTAAAAGTCAAACTGATTGATTCCTTACCTCAACTGGGAGGGCAACCAGCTATTCTCTATCCAGAAAAGAGTATCCTCGATGTACCTGGCTTTACCAATTTGACTGGTGAAGAATTGAGCAACCGCTTGATCGAGCAAGTTAAACGGTTTGATACACCGATCTTTCTCAATGAAACTGTAGAGGATATCCGAAAAGAAGGCGATCTCTTCACCATCACTACTTCTCGCCAAGTGCATCAGTCTAAAGCAGTCATTATTGCCATGGGCGGTGGTGCCTTTAAGCCACGCGCCCTTGACATTGAGGGAGCTGAAGACTTTGATAACGTCCACTATCATGTTTCGAACATCCAACAATATGAAGGACAGCAGGTGACCGTCCTTGGTGGTGGAGACTCTGCTGTAGACTGGGCTCTTGCTTTTGACAAGATTGCTCCAACTACGATCATTCATCGTCGGGATAACTTCCGTGCTTTAGAACATAGTGTAGAAGAACTCAAACAATCTTCTGTTAGCATCAAAACACCATTTATTCCTAGTCGTTTGATTGGCGAAAATGGTCATGCCACTCATCTTAAAATCACAAAAGTTAAAACCGATGAAACCGAACTCATTCCGATTGATCACTTATTCGTCAATTATGGCTTTAAATCTTCTATTGGAAACCTGAAAGAATGGGGTGTAGAATTGCAACGCCATAAAATCAAGGTCAACCAAAAACAAGAAACTAGCCTTCCTGGAATTTATGCTTGTGGAGACTGCTGCTTCTATGAAGGAAAGATCGATCTCATCGCTACAGGTCTGGGGGAAGCTCCAACAGCCGTAAACAATGCCATCAACTACATCTATCCAGATAAGAAAGTCCAACCAACGCACTCAACTAGTTTATAA
- the rapZ gene encoding RNase adapter RapZ, with protein MTESKIQLVMVTGMSGAGKTVAIQSFEDLGYFTIDNMPPALLLKFIELMRHSPDNNKLAVVVDMRSRSFFNEIRTILDELDNQEDLDFKVLFLDATDSELVARYKETRRSHPLAADGRVLDGITLERELLSPLKNISQNVVDTTELTPRNLRKTIAEQFASQDNQPDFRIEVMSFGFKYGLPIDADLVFDVRFLPNPYYKLELRNLTGQDPAVYDYVMDHPESEDFYRHLHDLIVPILPSYKREGKSVLTIAMGCTGGQHRSVAFAERLAHDLEKNWQVNCSHRDKDRRKETVNRS; from the coding sequence ATGACAGAAAGTAAGATTCAACTGGTCATGGTAACCGGGATGAGCGGTGCGGGTAAGACCGTCGCCATCCAATCGTTTGAGGATTTGGGTTACTTTACCATCGATAATATGCCACCGGCGCTCTTGCTGAAATTTATTGAGCTCATGCGCCACAGTCCCGATAACAATAAATTAGCCGTTGTTGTGGACATGCGGAGCCGTTCTTTTTTCAATGAAATTCGCACTATTTTGGATGAATTGGACAACCAAGAAGACCTCGATTTCAAGGTCTTGTTCTTGGATGCCACTGACAGTGAGTTGGTAGCACGATACAAGGAAACTCGTCGTAGCCACCCACTAGCGGCAGATGGACGTGTCTTAGATGGCATTACCCTAGAGCGCGAACTCTTGTCCCCTTTAAAAAATATCAGTCAAAATGTGGTGGATACGACTGAGTTGACACCTCGTAATCTGAGAAAAACCATCGCAGAACAATTTGCCAGTCAAGATAATCAGCCAGATTTTCGGATTGAGGTCATGTCATTTGGGTTTAAATATGGCCTTCCGATCGATGCTGACCTTGTGTTTGACGTGCGTTTTCTTCCAAATCCCTACTATAAATTGGAACTTCGGAATTTAACTGGTCAAGATCCAGCAGTCTATGATTATGTCATGGATCACCCTGAATCAGAGGATTTTTATCGTCATCTCCATGACTTGATCGTACCTATTTTACCGTCTTATAAACGGGAGGGTAAATCCGTTCTTACCATCGCTATGGGCTGTACTGGAGGTCAACACCGATCAGTAGCCTTTGCAGAGCGCTTAGCGCATGATTTAGAAAAAAATTGGCAGGTCAATTGCAGTCATAGAGACAAGGACAGACGGAAAGAAACGGTGAATCGCTCATGA
- the obgE gene encoding GTPase ObgE, with protein MSMFLDTAKIKVKAGNGGDGMVAFRREKYVPNGGPWGGDGGRGGNVIFVVDEGLRTLMDFRYNRHFKAQNGEKGMTKGMHGRGAEDLYVRVPQGTTVRDAETGKVITDLVENGQEYIVAHGGRGGRGNIRFATPKNPAPEISENGEPGQERELELELKVLADVGLVGFPSVGKSTLLSVITSAKPKIGAYHFTTIVPNLGMVRTPSGESFAVADLPGLIEGASQGVGLGTQFLRHIERTRVILHVIDMSASEGRDPYEDYVQINKELETYNLRLMERPQIIVANKMDMPESQENLKEFKKKLAANYDEFDELPQIFPISSLAHQGLDNLLEATAELLDKTPEFLLYSEDEMAQEEVYYGFDEDQPAFDISRDDDAAWVLSGEKLEKLFNMTNFDRDEAVMKFARQLRGMGVDEALRARGAKDGDIVRIGKFEFEFVD; from the coding sequence ATGAGTATGTTTTTAGATACAGCCAAGATTAAGGTCAAGGCTGGTAATGGTGGCGATGGCATGGTGGCTTTTCGTCGCGAAAAATATGTCCCTAATGGCGGACCTTGGGGTGGTGATGGAGGTCGTGGTGGCAATGTCATCTTCGTAGTAGACGAAGGCTTGCGTACCTTGATGGATTTCCGTTATAACCGGCATTTCAAAGCCCAAAATGGGGAAAAAGGAATGACCAAAGGGATGCACGGACGGGGAGCAGAAGATCTCTATGTGCGAGTACCGCAAGGAACGACCGTCCGAGATGCCGAGACTGGCAAGGTCATTACGGACCTAGTCGAGAATGGACAAGAGTACATTGTCGCCCACGGTGGCCGTGGCGGACGTGGAAACATTCGTTTTGCTACTCCTAAAAATCCAGCTCCAGAGATTTCTGAGAACGGGGAACCTGGTCAGGAACGCGAACTTGAATTAGAGCTCAAGGTCTTGGCAGACGTTGGTTTGGTTGGCTTCCCATCAGTAGGGAAATCAACTCTTCTTAGTGTCATCACTTCAGCCAAACCAAAGATTGGAGCTTATCATTTCACAACTATCGTTCCAAACTTGGGCATGGTTCGGACACCGTCAGGTGAATCCTTTGCAGTCGCAGACCTTCCTGGATTGATTGAAGGAGCTAGCCAAGGTGTCGGACTCGGAACCCAGTTCCTTCGTCACATCGAGCGCACCCGGGTTATCTTGCATGTTATTGATATGTCAGCGAGTGAAGGACGCGATCCTTACGAAGATTATGTTCAAATCAATAAAGAACTTGAAACCTATAATCTTCGTTTGATGGAACGTCCTCAGATTATCGTGGCAAATAAGATGGATATGCCAGAGAGCCAAGAAAACTTGAAAGAGTTCAAGAAGAAATTGGCAGCCAATTACGATGAGTTTGATGAATTGCCACAGATCTTCCCGATCTCTAGTTTGGCACATCAAGGTTTGGACAATTTGTTAGAAGCAACGGCAGAATTGTTAGACAAAACACCAGAATTCCTCTTGTATTCAGAAGACGAAATGGCCCAAGAAGAAGTCTACTATGGCTTTGATGAAGACCAGCCAGCCTTTGACATCAGTCGGGATGACGATGCCGCTTGGGTCTTGTCTGGTGAAAAACTTGAAAAACTCTTTAATATGACGAATTTCGATCGTGATGAAGCGGTCATGAAATTTGCTCGTCAATTGCGTGGCATGGGTGTTGATGAAGCTCTCCGTGCGCGTGGGGCAAAAGATGGCGATATCGTCCGGATCGGTAAATTTGAATTTGAGTTTGTAGATTAA
- the dnaG gene encoding DNA primase: MVDKELIAEIKNSVNIVEVIGEVVSLTKAGRNFLGLCPFHGEKTPSFNVVEDKQFYHCFGCGRSGDVFKFIEEYRGVAFMDAVQIVAEKAGIALQYQARPAQPTSINPNQELYEIHQEASKFYQAILMTTKMGEEARNYLHERGLTDEVIRHFQLGLAPAEGNYLYRNLSEKFSEKVITDSGLFTISDAGTVFDAFQDRIMFPLTDDSGRVIAFSGRLWKLTDDGSHQAKYKNSRSTRLFNKSYELYHLDQAKTSAKKQHEMYIMEGFMDVIAAYRAGIENAVASMGTALTPEHVQHLSHFTKKVILTYDGDKAGLKATAKALDVLQDLELEIVRIPDQMDPDEYLKKTSPEDLASLLKNSRISKVEFLMHYWKPQYIENLQAQIEFVEKLAPMIAQTRSITAQNTYIYKLADLLPDFDYLQIEQIVNNSRLHQRQEEQEGGRSKTSNFSVELLPNRGMTRLIKAENHLLSRMKDFPMVLNDYRLRPDFAFDTPELQILYKLLCQNGEVTSQDLSEQPEGVQHAWYRMLEEDLPDEIADGELEEVEETRNRELLRKESQQIGNKVKEASSTGDAEKALLELERLIAQKRRME; this comes from the coding sequence ATGGTTGATAAAGAGCTAATTGCAGAAATTAAAAACAGTGTAAACATTGTTGAAGTTATTGGAGAAGTTGTTTCTTTGACCAAGGCTGGCCGTAATTTTTTAGGGCTCTGTCCTTTTCATGGTGAAAAGACTCCTTCTTTTAATGTCGTTGAAGACAAGCAGTTTTACCATTGTTTCGGATGTGGTCGCTCGGGAGATGTCTTTAAGTTTATTGAGGAATACCGTGGAGTCGCTTTTATGGATGCGGTCCAGATCGTAGCAGAAAAAGCGGGTATTGCGCTTCAGTACCAAGCAAGGCCGGCTCAACCAACGTCTATCAATCCCAACCAAGAACTTTATGAGATTCATCAGGAAGCCAGTAAGTTCTACCAGGCGATTCTGATGACGACAAAGATGGGAGAAGAAGCGCGAAATTATCTGCATGAACGTGGATTGACGGATGAGGTCATCCGACATTTTCAATTGGGCTTAGCCCCAGCAGAAGGGAATTATCTCTATCGAAATCTCTCTGAGAAGTTCTCTGAGAAAGTGATTACCGATTCGGGGTTATTCACAATCTCAGATGCTGGAACAGTTTTTGATGCCTTTCAGGATCGGATTATGTTTCCTTTGACGGATGATAGTGGACGTGTCATTGCTTTTTCTGGTAGACTGTGGAAACTAACGGATGATGGCAGTCATCAAGCCAAGTACAAGAATAGTCGAAGTACCCGTCTATTTAATAAGAGTTATGAACTTTATCATTTGGATCAAGCTAAGACGAGCGCCAAAAAGCAACATGAAATGTATATCATGGAAGGCTTTATGGATGTCATTGCGGCTTATCGAGCTGGGATTGAAAATGCAGTCGCCTCTATGGGGACAGCCTTGACACCAGAGCACGTCCAGCACCTGTCTCATTTTACCAAAAAGGTCATTTTGACCTATGATGGGGATAAGGCGGGACTTAAAGCAACCGCTAAGGCCTTGGATGTCTTGCAGGATCTGGAGTTGGAGATCGTCCGTATCCCTGATCAGATGGATCCCGATGAGTACCTCAAAAAGACCTCCCCAGAAGATCTAGCTTCCCTCTTGAAGAATTCGCGGATCAGTAAGGTTGAATTCTTGATGCACTACTGGAAACCCCAGTATATTGAGAACTTGCAGGCACAGATTGAGTTTGTCGAGAAGCTGGCACCGATGATCGCCCAGACGCGCTCCATCACAGCGCAGAACACTTATATTTATAAGTTGGCCGATTTATTGCCGGACTTTGATTACTTGCAGATTGAGCAAATTGTCAATAATAGTCGCTTGCATCAACGGCAAGAAGAGCAAGAAGGTGGACGATCCAAAACGTCGAATTTTTCAGTGGAGCTCTTGCCGAATCGTGGGATGACGCGCTTGATCAAGGCGGAAAATCATTTGTTAAGTAGGATGAAGGATTTTCCAATGGTCCTCAATGATTACCGTTTGCGACCTGATTTTGCCTTCGACACACCGGAGTTACAGATCTTGTATAAATTGCTCTGTCAAAATGGAGAAGTCACATCTCAGGATTTGTCCGAGCAACCTGAAGGGGTCCAGCACGCCTGGTACCGCATGTTAGAAGAAGATTTACCAGATGAGATAGCAGATGGTGAATTAGAAGAAGTGGAAGAAACGCGAAATCGTGAGCTTCTTCGCAAAGAAAGTCAACAAATTGGAAATAAAGTGAAGGAAGCTTCCTCGACAGGGGATGCGGAAAAAGCTTTATTGGAACTCGAGCGTTTGATCGCTCAAAAAAGAAGAATGGAGTAG
- the whiA gene encoding DNA-binding protein WhiA translates to MSFTVRVKEELLSLKRFEKSELAAIIKMSGSLGISMGGLTLSVTTENAKIARHIYELLHHFYEAKSDIRHHQKTNLKKNRVYTVFLDEKVEEILADLHLADAFFGIETGIDASVLEDEVASRAYLRGAFLSSGSIKDPEKGKYQLEIHSVYTDHAEGIALLMQGFLLDAKTIERKKGVVTYLQRAEDIIDFLIVVEAMQAMQEFESIKVMRETRNDLNRANNAEMANIQRTVTASMKTINNISKIVDTVGLGSLPSDLQEVAYIRMNHPDYSIQQIADSLQQPISKSGVNHRLRKINKIADDLDK, encoded by the coding sequence ATGAGTTTTACGGTTCGTGTCAAAGAAGAATTATTGTCTCTCAAGCGATTTGAAAAGAGTGAATTGGCTGCCATTATCAAGATGTCTGGAAGTCTTGGAATTTCAATGGGGGGCTTGACGCTCTCGGTGACGACGGAAAATGCCAAGATCGCTCGCCATATCTATGAATTGTTGCATCATTTCTATGAGGCCAAATCGGATATTCGCCACCACCAAAAAACCAACTTGAAAAAAAATCGTGTCTACACAGTATTCTTGGATGAAAAGGTGGAAGAGATTCTTGCTGACTTGCATTTGGCAGATGCCTTTTTTGGGATTGAGACAGGCATTGATGCTAGTGTTTTAGAAGATGAAGTAGCCAGTCGTGCTTATCTTCGGGGAGCTTTTCTGTCGAGTGGTTCCATCAAGGATCCTGAAAAAGGGAAGTACCAGCTGGAAATTCATTCTGTTTATACAGACCACGCGGAAGGAATTGCCCTTCTTATGCAAGGATTTTTACTAGATGCGAAAACCATCGAGCGGAAAAAAGGAGTGGTGACCTATCTGCAACGAGCGGAAGATATTATTGATTTTCTCATTGTAGTAGAGGCCATGCAAGCCATGCAGGAATTTGAGTCCATCAAGGTTATGAGAGAGACGCGTAATGACCTCAATCGGGCCAATAATGCTGAGATGGCCAATATCCAGCGCACGGTTACTGCTAGCATGAAAACCATTAATAATATTAGTAAAATTGTGGATACGGTCGGTCTAGGAAGTTTACCAAGTGATCTGCAAGAAGTTGCCTATATCCGGATGAACCATCCAGATTATTCCATCCAGCAGATTGCAGATAGCTTGCAACAACCTATTTCAAAAAGCGGTGTTAACCACCGCTTGCGTAAGATCAATAAGATCGCAGACGATTTAGACAAATAA
- a CDS encoding ABC transporter ATP-binding protein, translating into MNQYPLVYLDHVTKNYGHEVALMDVSLNIQPGRIIGLLGPNGSGKTTIIKLINGLLQPSLGNIYIHGQLPSPASKKVVSYLPDTTYLSENIKISDAISYFQDFYSDFNVQRAYQLLNDLHLHPNQKLNSLSKGNKEKVQLILVMSREADLYVLDEPIGGVDPAARDYILRTIIQNRRPNSSVLISTHLIADIEQVLDEAIFINQGRILLHENTTVLRNQHGKSIDEIFRDQFRVY; encoded by the coding sequence ATGAATCAGTATCCTTTGGTCTACTTGGACCATGTGACAAAGAATTATGGGCATGAAGTTGCTCTCATGGATGTTAGTTTGAACATCCAACCTGGCCGTATTATTGGCCTTTTGGGGCCTAATGGTAGCGGGAAAACAACCATCATTAAATTGATTAATGGTTTGTTGCAACCAAGCCTTGGAAATATCTATATTCATGGTCAATTACCATCCCCAGCTTCTAAAAAAGTTGTTTCCTATTTGCCGGATACGACTTATCTGAGTGAAAATATAAAAATTAGTGATGCTATTAGCTATTTCCAAGATTTTTATTCAGATTTTAATGTCCAACGAGCTTACCAATTGCTCAACGATTTGCATTTGCATCCAAATCAAAAATTGAACAGCCTTTCAAAAGGGAACAAGGAAAAAGTACAATTGATTTTGGTGATGAGTCGTGAAGCTGACTTGTATGTCCTTGATGAACCAATCGGTGGGGTCGACCCAGCAGCGCGTGATTATATTTTGCGGACCATTATTCAAAACCGACGTCCAAACTCTTCTGTCTTGATTTCTACTCACTTGATTGCGGATATTGAGCAAGTTTTGGATGAAGCGATTTTCATCAACCAAGGAAGAATCCTCTTGCATGAAAATACGACTGTTTTGCGCAATCAACACGGAAAATCAATCGATGAGATCTTCCGTGATCAATTCCGTGTTTATTAG
- the mscL gene encoding large conductance mechanosensitive channel protein MscL, which produces MLKDLKAFLLRGNIVDLAVAVVIGAAFGAIVTSLVNDIITPLILKPAMKAAGVDKIANLSWNGVAYGSFLSAVINFLVVGTVLFFVVKAAEKAQNLGKKEEAVEEEAPAPTQEELLTEIRDLLANK; this is translated from the coding sequence ATGTTAAAAGATTTGAAAGCTTTTCTCCTTCGTGGGAATATTGTTGACCTTGCTGTAGCAGTCGTTATCGGAGCTGCATTTGGAGCTATCGTAACATCACTTGTTAACGATATCATCACTCCACTTATTTTGAAACCAGCTATGAAAGCTGCTGGTGTTGATAAGATTGCTAATTTGTCATGGAACGGTGTTGCATACGGTAGCTTCTTGAGCGCTGTGATCAACTTCCTTGTTGTTGGTACTGTTCTTTTCTTCGTAGTGAAAGCTGCTGAAAAAGCTCAAAACCTTGGTAAAAAAGAAGAAGCTGTCGAAGAAGAAGCTCCTGCTCCTACTCAAGAAGAGTTGCTTACTGAAATCCGCGACTTGCTTGCAAACAAATAA
- a CDS encoding YvcK family protein — protein MRKPKVTVIGGGTGISVILDSLRKKPVDITAIVTVADDGGSSGELRKNIQKLTPPGDLRNVLVAMSDMPRFYEKVFQYRFADDDGPLAGHPLGNLIIAGISEMQGSTYNAMQLLTKFFHTTGKIYPSSDSPLTLHAVFQDGKEVVGESHIANYTGMIDHVYVTNTFDQERPKASKKVVEAILESDMVVLGPGSLFTSILPNLMIDEIGKAILETKAQVAYVCNIMTQRGETEHFTDSDHVAVLHKHLGEKFIDTVLVNINQVPAAYMNSNKFDEYLVQVEHDFKGLHSQVPQVISSDFLKLVNGGAFHDGEKVVEELMQIVQVRK, from the coding sequence ATGAGAAAACCTAAAGTAACCGTTATTGGAGGAGGAACAGGAATTTCTGTTATCCTCGATAGTCTGAGAAAGAAACCAGTTGATATCACTGCCATCGTAACCGTTGCAGATGATGGCGGGAGTTCAGGTGAATTGCGGAAGAACATCCAAAAATTGACACCACCTGGAGATCTTCGAAATGTGCTGGTTGCCATGTCAGATATGCCTCGTTTTTATGAGAAGGTCTTTCAATACCGCTTTGCAGACGATGATGGTCCTTTAGCCGGACACCCTTTGGGAAACTTGATCATTGCAGGGATTTCAGAGATGCAAGGCTCGACCTATAATGCCATGCAGTTGTTAACCAAGTTCTTTCATACGACCGGCAAGATCTATCCTTCCAGTGATAGTCCCTTGACCCTTCATGCCGTTTTTCAAGATGGAAAAGAAGTGGTAGGAGAAAGCCACATTGCCAACTACACCGGCATGATTGATCATGTTTATGTGACCAATACCTTTGATCAAGAGCGCCCAAAAGCTAGTAAGAAAGTGGTGGAAGCTATTCTTGAAAGTGATATGGTCGTCTTAGGTCCTGGTTCGCTCTTTACCTCGATTCTTCCTAATTTGATGATCGATGAGATTGGGAAAGCCATCCTTGAAACCAAGGCTCAGGTGGCCTATGTTTGCAATATCATGACCCAAAGAGGGGAAACCGAGCATTTCACAGATAGTGACCACGTTGCCGTTCTTCATAAACATTTGGGAGAGAAGTTCATCGATACCGTCCTTGTCAATATCAATCAGGTTCCGGCAGCTTACATGAACAGCAATAAATTTGATGAATACTTGGTGCAGGTAGAGCACGATTTTAAGGGGCTGCACTCGCAAGTTCCCCAAGTGATTTCTTCCGATTTCTTGAAGTTGGTCAATGGAGGAGCCTTTCATGATGGCGAAAAAGTAGTCGAAGAGCTAATGCAGATCGTGCAGGTGAGAAAATGA
- the rpsU gene encoding 30S ribosomal protein S21 has product MSKTVVRKNESLDDALRRFKRAVTKAGTLQETRKREFYEKPSVKRKRKSEAARKRKKF; this is encoded by the coding sequence ATGTCAAAAACAGTAGTACGTAAGAATGAATCTCTTGACGATGCTCTTCGTCGTTTCAAACGTGCGGTTACTAAAGCTGGTACTCTTCAAGAAACACGCAAACGTGAATTCTATGAAAAACCTTCTGTAAAACGTAAACGTAAATCAGAAGCAGCTCGTAAACGTAAAAAATTCTAA
- the rpoD gene encoding RNA polymerase sigma factor RpoD, producing the protein MAKEQKDITTLDVQIAEFIRSHKKSGTATDDEINDKLVIPFTLDADGIEDLLQRIQDAGISITDKDGNPSARVLNNEEEPELSDEELLGSNSAKVNDPVRMYLKEIGVVPLLTNEEEQELAILVEQGDLEAKQRLAEANLRLVVSIAKRYVGRGMQFLDLIQEGNMGLMKAVDKFDYTKGFKFSTYATWWIRQAITRAIADQARTIRIPVHMVETINKLVREQRNLLQELGQDPTPEQIAERMDMTPDKVREILKIAQEPVSLETPIGEEDDSHLGDFIEDEVIENPVDYTTRVVLREQLDEVLDTLTDREENVLRLRFGLDDGKMRTLEDVGKVFNVTRERIRQIEAKALRKLRHPSRSKPLRDFIED; encoded by the coding sequence ATGGCTAAAGAACAAAAAGATATTACAACATTGGACGTTCAAATTGCAGAGTTTATTCGCAGCCACAAGAAGAGTGGAACTGCAACAGATGATGAAATTAATGACAAGTTGGTTATTCCATTCACACTAGATGCAGATGGGATTGAAGATCTTTTGCAACGTATTCAAGATGCAGGAATTTCGATCACGGATAAAGATGGTAACCCAAGTGCGCGTGTGTTGAACAATGAAGAAGAGCCAGAATTGTCAGATGAGGAATTGCTTGGAAGCAACTCTGCCAAGGTCAACGACCCAGTACGGATGTACTTGAAAGAAATTGGGGTTGTTCCTCTTTTGACCAATGAAGAAGAACAAGAATTGGCTATCTTAGTGGAACAAGGTGATTTGGAAGCTAAGCAACGTCTTGCAGAAGCCAACCTTCGTTTGGTTGTATCCATTGCGAAACGTTACGTTGGTCGTGGAATGCAATTTTTGGATTTGATCCAAGAAGGAAATATGGGCTTGATGAAGGCCGTTGATAAGTTTGACTATACCAAAGGGTTCAAGTTCTCTACCTATGCGACTTGGTGGATTCGTCAGGCTATCACTCGTGCCATTGCAGACCAAGCACGGACCATTCGGATCCCTGTTCACATGGTGGAAACCATTAACAAGTTGGTTCGTGAACAACGCAATCTCTTGCAAGAATTGGGACAAGATCCAACGCCTGAACAAATCGCTGAACGCATGGATATGACGCCTGATAAGGTGCGCGAAATCTTGAAGATTGCCCAAGAGCCTGTTTCTTTGGAAACGCCAATCGGGGAAGAAGACGATAGCCATTTGGGAGATTTCATCGAAGATGAAGTGATTGAAAATCCAGTAGACTACACCACTCGTGTGGTTCTACGTGAACAATTAGATGAAGTCCTCGATACCCTGACAGACCGGGAAGAAAACGTACTTCGTTTACGTTTCGGTTTGGATGATGGAAAAATGCGGACCTTGGAAGATGTGGGTAAAGTCTTCAACGTGACCCGTGAACGGATCCGTCAGATCGAAGCCAAAGCCCTCCGCAAACTCCGCCACCCAAGCAGAAGCAAACCATTGCGTGACTTTATAGAGGATTAA
- a CDS encoding metal-sulfur cluster assembly factor, translating to MAYTTEQIEEIKNKILNALEEVIDPELGIDIVNLGLVYEIHFDGETGATIIDMTLTTMGCPLADLLTDQIHDVLAEVEEVTSVDVKLVWYPAWTVEKMSRYARIALGIS from the coding sequence ATGGCATATACAACTGAGCAAATTGAAGAAATTAAAAATAAAATCTTAAATGCTTTGGAAGAGGTAATCGATCCTGAGCTTGGGATTGACATTGTTAATTTAGGTCTTGTTTACGAGATCCATTTTGATGGTGAAACTGGAGCGACCATTATTGATATGACGCTAACGACCATGGGATGTCCATTAGCGGATCTTCTGACAGATCAGATTCATGATGTTTTAGCAGAAGTAGAAGAAGTGACATCTGTGGATGTGAAGTTGGTCTGGTATCCTGCTTGGACGGTTGAAAAAATGAGCCGCTATGCACGGATTGCACTTGGAATTAGTTAA
- a CDS encoding RidA family protein: MAKTIHTDKAPAAIGPYVQGKIVGNLLFASGQVPLSPETGEIIGETIQEQTEQVLKNIGAILEEAGTDFDHVVKTTCFLSDMNDFVPFNEVYKTVFTTEFPARSAVEVARLPRDVKVEIEVIAEIKA; this comes from the coding sequence ATGGCAAAAACAATTCATACAGATAAAGCACCCGCAGCAATTGGACCTTATGTTCAAGGGAAAATCGTAGGCAATCTTCTCTTTGCAAGTGGACAAGTTCCCTTGTCACCTGAAACAGGCGAAATCATTGGCGAAACCATCCAAGAACAAACAGAACAAGTATTAAAGAATATTGGGGCTATTTTGGAAGAGGCTGGAACAGACTTTGACCACGTGGTGAAAACCACTTGTTTCTTAAGTGATATGAATGACTTTGTACCTTTTAATGAGGTCTATAAAACAGTCTTTACTACAGAGTTTCCAGCTCGATCTGCTGTTGAAGTAGCACGCCTGCCACGTGATGTGAAGGTTGAAATTGAAGTTATTGCGGAAATCAAAGCCTAA